The following are from one region of the Natronosporangium hydrolyticum genome:
- a CDS encoding ParA family protein, producing MDAASRGEEPAVSAVEPEPPAAPPLSPPAPPAPASSAPPAPASSAPPAAPAAEGPPGATEMSGGLPGATETAEPAPASAGSAAATARPSDDDPPLAMEAKRAVQVLNPSGDVTMPRPVAPRIMCVANQKGGVGKTTSAVNLAVSLALHGNRVLVVDLDPQGNASTGLNVPHHAGVPDVYDCLVNGVPLAEVAQPVEGIPNLACVPATIDLAGAEIELVSVVARESRLGRAIAAYPDEFDYLLIDCPPSLGLLTVNALVAAKEVLIPIQCEYYALEGLNQLLNNINMVQAHLNPTLDISTILLTMYDRRTRLADAVEQDVRTHFGEKVLKAVIPRNVRVSEAPSYGQSVMTYDPGSRGATSYFEAALEIAERGAKRGEEA from the coding sequence TTGGACGCGGCAAGCCGCGGGGAGGAGCCGGCGGTAAGCGCCGTCGAGCCCGAGCCGCCAGCGGCGCCGCCGTTATCGCCGCCGGCCCCGCCAGCGCCCGCCTCCTCGGCGCCGCCAGCGCCCGCCTCCTCGGCGCCGCCAGCGGCGCCGGCAGCCGAGGGCCCGCCGGGCGCCACGGAGATGTCGGGTGGCTTGCCGGGCGCCACGGAGACCGCCGAGCCGGCTCCGGCGTCGGCCGGGTCGGCGGCGGCGACCGCCAGGCCCAGCGACGACGATCCGCCGTTGGCGATGGAGGCCAAACGGGCGGTCCAAGTGCTCAACCCGAGCGGCGACGTCACCATGCCGCGGCCGGTCGCGCCGCGGATCATGTGCGTCGCCAACCAGAAAGGCGGGGTCGGCAAGACCACCTCGGCGGTGAACCTCGCCGTGTCGCTGGCGTTGCACGGCAACCGGGTGCTGGTCGTCGACCTCGATCCGCAGGGCAACGCCTCGACCGGGCTGAACGTTCCGCACCACGCCGGCGTTCCGGATGTCTACGACTGTCTGGTGAACGGCGTGCCGTTGGCGGAGGTGGCGCAGCCGGTCGAGGGGATCCCCAATCTGGCCTGCGTCCCGGCCACGATCGACCTCGCCGGTGCGGAGATCGAGTTGGTCTCGGTAGTCGCGCGGGAGTCCAGACTGGGCCGCGCCATCGCTGCCTACCCGGACGAGTTCGACTACCTGCTGATCGACTGCCCGCCGTCGCTGGGGTTGCTGACGGTCAACGCGCTGGTGGCGGCGAAGGAGGTGTTGATCCCCATCCAGTGCGAGTACTACGCCCTGGAAGGGCTCAACCAGCTCCTCAACAACATCAACATGGTGCAGGCGCACCTGAACCCCACCCTGGACATCAGCACCATCCTGCTCACCATGTACGACCGCCGTACCAGGTTGGCCGACGCGGTAGAGCAGGATGTCCGGACCCACTTCGGGGAGAAGGTGCTCAAGGCGGTGATTCCTCGGAACGTCCGAGTGTCGGAGGCGCCCAGCTACGGGCAGTCTGTGATGACATACGATCCGGGGTCGCGGGGCGCCACCAGTTACTTCGAAGCCGCCCTGGAGATCGCCGAGCGCGGTGCTAAGCGAGGAGAGGAAGCATGA